The DNA sequence ATGGCTTATCCCCCGAACGAGGCAATCGGCGCCCCAAACAGTGATGCATCAGGGGTTACACCCAAACCAGGTCCTTCGGGTAGGTCGATATGTCCGTCTGTGGTCTTAACAGCGTTTTCAGGATCATAGTGCCCTTCAATATACGGCTGCGCCAGCCAGACCCCTTCGAGCCTGCGAGGGTCAACCGTGGCACCGATATGTGTGCATGCAGCTGCGATCACATCGCCACCCCAGCTATCATCACAAGTATGGGGCAGATTGCGGGCCGCACAGATATCACGGAATGTGGACATAGGTTGCAGCCCGCCGATGCGTGTGATCTTCATGCCAAATCCATCCACCAGATCAGTGCCAACTGCTTCAACAACACTGGCAAGATCTTCAGATGTTTCATCCATATAGAGCGGATGGTTTAACAACGGGCGTATCGCACGCATTTCTTGCACGGTTGCACAGGGTTGTTCGATCACCAACGGAATATCCGAACATGCGCGGCTGACGAACTGCGCATCCCGTGTGGTCCAGCCACGATTGGCATCCAATGCCAATCGCATCCCGGTTCCTTGAATCTGCTCCCAGACTTTGCGTGCAACAGCGACATCTATTTGTGGATCACGCCCGCCGACCTTGACTTGCAGACGTGGAAAACCAACGTCACGTTTTTCAGCCGCAATGCGGCCAGCCTCTTCTGGCTCCTCGATTCCGATAGCATAGTAAGATGGTACACGCTCCGTCACGGCTCCGCCTAACAGGTCAGCAACCCTTAAATCCAGCTGCTTACCCAGAGCGTCATGAACGGCAATATCAACTGCGGCCTTGGCGTAATTGTTCCCCATCAACAGGCTGTCCATCTTATGATGCACTGAAAGTGGCAAACAGGAGCTACCAATCAAGCCAGGTGCCATTTCTTCCAACGCGGCGCGCGCGCCCTTGGCATGTGATTTTTCGTAGGTTGCACTCAGGGGGCAAACTTCTCCCCAACCTTCAATATCCGTATCTGTTACCAGTTTGACCAAGGTCGTCTCCAATGCCCAAATCAACGAGTTAGACATCGTATACGGCCCGTTTTTGACCGGAAGGTCATACTGGTAGATATGCAGTTCTTTGATACGCATCAGTAATCCTGGTTCAATGCATCCGCTGCGGGGATCTCCCGTTCTCGGCGTGCGATGTAATCCAAAAGGGCCTCGTTCACACCGGCATCAAGTTTAGGCTCTTCGTAAGAGTTGAGCAGATCGCGGGTGTATTGCAATGCCCGCTGATTGACCTCAACTCCGCCTTCGGCTTGCCATTGCTCGATCGAGTTGTTGTCAAACAGCTCTGGCATAAAAAACGCGCGTTGGAAGTTTTCGAGCGTATGCGGATGACCCAGATAGTGACCACCCGGGCCAATATCACCGACAGCGGCAAGAGCTTCATCAAAATCATCCCAGCGAACGCCTTGGGCCATGCGGTAAGCCATCGCGCATTGTTCTGCATCGACCACAAATTTTGCCATCGAGCAGTGCATGCCCGCCTCATTCCAGCCGGCCGAGTGCCACATGTAGTTGGTGCCCGCCAT is a window from the Roseovarius sp. EL26 genome containing:
- a CDS encoding mandelate racemase/muconate lactonizing enzyme family protein; its protein translation is MRIKELHIYQYDLPVKNGPYTMSNSLIWALETTLVKLVTDTDIEGWGEVCPLSATYEKSHAKGARAALEEMAPGLIGSSCLPLSVHHKMDSLLMGNNYAKAAVDIAVHDALGKQLDLRVADLLGGAVTERVPSYYAIGIEEPEEAGRIAAEKRDVGFPRLQVKVGGRDPQIDVAVARKVWEQIQGTGMRLALDANRGWTTRDAQFVSRACSDIPLVIEQPCATVQEMRAIRPLLNHPLYMDETSEDLASVVEAVGTDLVDGFGMKITRIGGLQPMSTFRDICAARNLPHTCDDSWGGDVIAAACTHIGATVDPRRLEGVWLAQPYIEGHYDPENAVKTTDGHIDLPEGPGLGVTPDASLFGAPIASFGG